The following coding sequences are from one Paracoccus alcaliphilus window:
- a CDS encoding 4a-hydroxytetrahydrobiopterin dehydratase: MTGNDLASQDCEPCKGGALPMPQDQARQMMAQLHDWDLSDDATTIRRRFAFKGFAKAVEMANLAAWLGNKQGHHPDIAFGWGYCEVSFTTHDAGGLTRNDFICAARLDALVA; the protein is encoded by the coding sequence ATGACCGGAAACGATCTTGCCAGTCAGGACTGCGAACCCTGCAAGGGCGGCGCGCTGCCGATGCCGCAGGATCAGGCGCGGCAGATGATGGCGCAGCTGCATGATTGGGACCTGAGCGATGACGCCACCACGATCCGGCGCCGCTTCGCGTTCAAGGGCTTTGCCAAGGCCGTCGAGATGGCCAATCTGGCCGCATGGCTGGGCAACAAGCAGGGCCATCACCCCGATATCGCCTTCGGCTGGGGCTATTGCGAGGTCAGCTTTACCACGCATGACGCCGGGGGGCTGACACGAAACGATTTCATTTGTGCGGCAAGACTGGATGCGCTTGTCGCCTGA
- the accD gene encoding acetyl-CoA carboxylase, carboxyltransferase subunit beta, producing MNWITNYVRPRINSLFSRREVPENLWTKCPECGTMLFHRELADNLNVCTSCDHHLAISPRERFAALFDGGAFVEVKVPEPLTDPLQFRDQKKYPDRMRAAQKSTGEKEAMLVAEGEMGRTPIIAAAQDFSFMAGSMGMYVGNAIVAAAERAVKTKRPLVLFSAAGGARMQEGILSLMQMPRSTVAVEMLREAGLPYIVVLTHPTTGGVTASYAMLGDIHIAEPNALICFAGPRVIEQTIREKLPEGFQRAEYLLEHGMLDRVTHRTKLRDELVSILRMLTLQPAPVAGELPAPQQAAEQPQPAEAASQKPD from the coding sequence ATGAACTGGATCACCAACTACGTCCGCCCGCGCATCAATTCGTTGTTCTCGCGCCGTGAAGTGCCCGAGAATCTGTGGACCAAATGCCCCGAATGCGGAACCATGCTGTTTCACCGCGAGCTTGCCGACAACCTCAATGTCTGCACAAGCTGTGATCACCATCTGGCGATCAGCCCGCGCGAACGCTTTGCCGCACTGTTCGACGGCGGCGCCTTCGTCGAGGTGAAGGTGCCCGAACCGCTGACCGATCCGTTGCAGTTCCGCGACCAGAAGAAATATCCCGACCGGATGAGGGCGGCACAGAAATCCACCGGCGAGAAAGAGGCGATGCTGGTCGCCGAGGGCGAAATGGGCCGCACCCCCATCATCGCTGCCGCGCAGGATTTCAGCTTCATGGCGGGCTCGATGGGGATGTATGTCGGCAATGCCATCGTCGCGGCGGCTGAACGCGCTGTGAAAACGAAACGCCCGCTGGTGCTGTTTTCCGCCGCGGGCGGCGCGCGTATGCAGGAAGGCATCCTGTCGCTGATGCAGATGCCGCGTTCGACTGTCGCGGTCGAGATGCTGCGCGAGGCAGGCCTGCCCTATATTGTCGTGCTGACCCATCCGACGACGGGCGGCGTCACCGCATCCTATGCGATGCTGGGCGACATCCATATCGCCGAACCCAACGCGCTGATCTGCTTTGCCGGGCCGCGCGTGATCGAACAGACCATCCGCGAAAAACTGCCCGAGGGCTTCCAGCGCGCCGAATACCTGCTGGAGCACGGGATGCTGGACCGGGTGACGCATCGCACGAAACTGCGCGATGAACTGGTCTCGATCCTGCGGATGCTGACGCTGCAACCGGCACCCGTCGCGGGCGAACTGCCCGCCCCTCAGCAGGCCGCCGAACAGCCCCAACCCGCCGAAGCCGCGTCGCAAAAACCCGACTGA
- the cls gene encoding cardiolipin synthase — protein MWATFVVVSHAVAALAVIVRVLLRPRMEPAVRLAWIMVIEAVPLVGIIAYFLFGEVRMNQAEVQRMADVRDRLTGLRVTSPDVVTDPPDRLSRVIATNHAVGGMTALRGNRIALLDESDEAIDQMIDVIDGARDHVHVLFYIWLPDDSGTKVADAIMRAAHRGVTCRVIVDALGSRLLVRSHLWGQMQEAGAECVTAFPLGLPFVSALFRRLDLRNHRKVLVADNRLAVTGSRNCADTAFEIKARYAPWIDMMVRVEGPAVRQLQAVFLADWMAYTGRDLGHMLVPVPAADTPGATVQVLATGPDRRVGSVSDSMVAMLHAARDCVTITTPYYVPDNPLDAAIRAAARRGVRVTMILPEHNDSIVVGATSQGFYHGLLSAGVDLMLFQPGLLHSKIMTIDGDIAMIGSANLDRRSFELNYEVNMAVFDPALIAELDARQASYVRRSRRITLDEVRGWSLLRRLRNNLMALASPLL, from the coding sequence ATGTGGGCAACCTTCGTCGTCGTCAGTCATGCAGTCGCCGCCCTGGCGGTCATCGTCCGGGTGCTTTTGCGCCCAAGGATGGAGCCTGCCGTCCGGCTGGCATGGATCATGGTCATCGAGGCGGTCCCGCTGGTCGGCATCATCGCCTATTTCCTGTTCGGCGAGGTTCGGATGAACCAGGCCGAGGTGCAGCGCATGGCCGATGTGCGCGACCGGCTGACCGGATTGCGGGTCACCAGCCCGGATGTGGTGACGGACCCGCCCGACCGGCTCAGCCGGGTCATTGCCACCAACCATGCCGTTGGCGGCATGACCGCCCTGCGCGGCAACCGGATCGCGCTTCTGGACGAAAGCGACGAGGCCATCGACCAGATGATCGACGTGATCGACGGTGCGCGCGATCATGTCCATGTCCTGTTCTATATCTGGCTGCCGGATGACAGCGGTACCAAGGTTGCCGATGCCATCATGCGCGCCGCCCATCGCGGCGTGACCTGCCGGGTCATCGTCGATGCGCTGGGGTCGCGGCTGCTGGTGCGCTCGCATCTGTGGGGGCAGATGCAGGAGGCAGGGGCGGAATGCGTCACCGCCTTTCCGCTGGGGCTGCCCTTCGTCAGCGCGCTGTTCAGGCGGCTGGATCTGCGCAATCACCGCAAGGTGCTGGTCGCGGACAACCGGCTGGCCGTCACCGGCAGCCGCAACTGCGCCGATACCGCATTCGAGATCAAGGCGCGTTACGCCCCCTGGATCGACATGATGGTCCGGGTCGAGGGGCCTGCGGTGCGGCAGTTGCAGGCGGTGTTTCTGGCCGACTGGATGGCCTATACCGGGCGTGATCTGGGCCATATGCTGGTGCCGGTTCCGGCGGCGGACACGCCCGGCGCGACGGTTCAGGTTCTGGCGACGGGTCCCGACCGGCGCGTGGGTTCGGTATCCGACAGCATGGTGGCAATGCTGCATGCGGCGCGCGACTGCGTGACCATTACCACGCCCTATTATGTGCCCGACAACCCGCTGGATGCCGCGATCCGGGCTGCCGCGCGTCGCGGGGTGCGGGTGACGATGATCCTGCCCGAGCATAACGATTCGATCGTCGTCGGCGCGACCAGTCAGGGCTTCTATCACGGCTTGCTGAGTGCGGGCGTCGATCTGATGCTGTTCCAGCCGGGGCTGCTGCATTCCAAGATCATGACCATCGACGGCGATATCGCCATGATCGGCAGCGCCAATCTGGACCGCCGCAGCTTCGAGTTGAACTATGAGGTGAACATGGCCGTCTTCGACCCCGCGCTGATCGCGGAACTGGATGCGCGTCAGGCCAGCTATGTCCGCCGTTCGCGCAGGATCACACTGGACGAGGTGCGTGGCTGGAGCCTGCTGCGCCGCCTGCGCAACAATCTGATGGCGCTGGCCTCGCCATTGCTGTGA
- the zapE gene encoding cell division protein ZapE: MGKVSELYHQYVAQGRIGADAAQQAILPQLDRVIAELAALPPPAKPRSGWRGLFGGGQAGPVTGARGLYLWGGVGRGKSMLMDLLAACSPVPTRRVHFHEFMQEIQMRLEAARKRGDQDIVRPVALEVAAQVRLLCFDEMQITDIADAMIVGRLFQVLFEQGVTVVTTSNRAPEDLYKNGLNRQLFLPFIALIGERLEVVCLDSATDHRQGRDPGGQVWFVPADAVAHAALDAIWNDLTGGALPERGEIRMNSRSFALDALSGRVGRAEFWALCGQPLGAADYLELARRVDALLMDGVPRLGMSNYNEAKRFVTLIDALYEARVRLFASAADEPEQLYNEGEGSFEFERTASRLREMQDAAWGNKG, translated from the coding sequence ATGGGCAAGGTTTCCGAACTTTATCACCAGTATGTCGCGCAGGGGCGGATCGGGGCCGATGCCGCCCAGCAGGCCATCCTGCCGCAGCTGGACCGTGTCATCGCCGAACTGGCCGCGCTGCCGCCGCCCGCGAAGCCGCGTTCCGGCTGGCGCGGGCTGTTCGGCGGCGGGCAGGCTGGGCCGGTGACGGGCGCGCGCGGGCTGTACCTGTGGGGCGGGGTCGGGCGCGGCAAGTCGATGCTGATGGACCTGCTGGCCGCCTGTTCGCCGGTGCCGACGCGCCGGGTGCATTTCCACGAATTCATGCAGGAAATCCAGATGCGGCTGGAAGCCGCGCGCAAGCGGGGCGATCAGGACATCGTCCGCCCCGTCGCGCTGGAGGTGGCCGCGCAGGTCCGTCTGCTGTGCTTTGACGAGATGCAGATCACCGATATCGCCGATGCGATGATCGTGGGACGGCTGTTTCAGGTCCTGTTCGAGCAGGGGGTGACGGTGGTCACCACCTCGAACCGGGCGCCTGAAGATCTGTACAAGAACGGGCTGAACCGGCAGCTTTTCCTGCCCTTCATCGCGCTGATCGGCGAAAGGCTGGAGGTGGTCTGTCTGGACAGTGCCACCGATCACCGTCAGGGCCGCGATCCGGGCGGGCAGGTCTGGTTCGTGCCCGCCGATGCCGTGGCTCATGCCGCGCTGGACGCGATCTGGAACGACCTGACCGGTGGCGCGCTGCCCGAGCGGGGGGAAATCCGCATGAACAGCCGCAGCTTTGCGCTGGATGCGCTGTCGGGGCGCGTCGGGCGGGCAGAATTCTGGGCATTATGCGGCCAGCCCCTGGGGGCCGCGGATTATCTGGAACTGGCGCGGCGGGTCGATGCGCTGCTGATGGATGGGGTGCCGCGGCTGGGCATGTCGAATTACAACGAGGCCAAACGCTTCGTGACGCTGATCGATGCGCTTTACGAGGCCCGGGTCCGGCTGTTCGCCAGCGCCGCCGATGAGCCCGAGCAACTGTATAACGAGGGCGAGGGCAGCTTTGAATTCGAGCGCACGGCCAGCCGGCTGCGCGAGATGCAGGATGCGGCCTGGGGAAACAAGGGCTAG
- a CDS encoding DUF6478 family protein, protein MAVNPSSWLGRRIRHRAAEQWHLLAQRIQQGDRRSARRLRDEAQALRQDLNLFLQGSDAQTNAAGTSVQALQMPPGTDWRWRPLIFQGAMQDSSMTAPDNGQRLGEEVALWHDCANRSLILRQKINRRATDLAPYGLRLEVMGFSGSYLSLSLDLPEPAREGLDGHHILRLAATLRAERPITVYGRLNLAQGPNSETILRQLGDPVGGQRDERVVEFDLGYAELSDRPVDKLWLDLIFESPRMNAVTLSDMVMSRHARASI, encoded by the coding sequence ATGGCGGTAAACCCCTCAAGCTGGCTGGGCAGGCGGATCAGGCATCGCGCGGCCGAGCAGTGGCATCTTCTGGCGCAGCGCATCCAGCAGGGCGACCGGCGCAGCGCCCGGCGGCTGCGCGACGAGGCGCAGGCATTGCGTCAGGATCTGAACCTGTTTTTGCAGGGCAGCGACGCGCAAACCAATGCGGCCGGGACTTCGGTGCAGGCGTTGCAGATGCCGCCCGGCACCGACTGGCGCTGGCGGCCGCTGATCTTTCAGGGGGCGATGCAGGATTCCTCGATGACCGCGCCCGACAACGGCCAGCGGCTGGGCGAAGAGGTGGCGCTGTGGCACGACTGCGCCAACCGCTCGCTGATCCTGCGCCAGAAGATCAACCGCCGCGCCACCGATCTGGCCCCCTATGGTCTGCGGCTGGAGGTGATGGGCTTCAGCGGCAGCTATCTGTCGCTGTCGCTGGACCTGCCCGAACCGGCGCGCGAGGGGCTGGACGGGCACCACATCCTGCGCCTTGCCGCGACGCTGCGGGCGGAACGTCCGATCACCGTCTATGGCCGGTTGAATCTGGCGCAGGGGCCGAATTCCGAAACCATCCTGCGGCAACTGGGCGATCCGGTCGGCGGCCAGCGCGATGAACGGGTGGTCGAGTTCGATCTGGGCTATGCCGAGCTGAGCGACCGCCCGGTGGACAAGCTGTGGCTGGACCTGATCTTCGAATCGCCGCGCATGAATGCAGTGACGCTGTCCGATATGGTCATGTCCCGCCATGCCCGCGCCAGTATCTGA
- a CDS encoding 5'-methylthioadenosine/S-adenosylhomocysteine nucleosidase (Enables the cleavage of the glycosidic bond in both 5'-methylthioadenosine and S-adenosylhomocysteine) — MPHATPDLIARLPVLFVMAAEAEYGPHLRARINPLITGIGPIEAAVQLTAALAGMADRPRLIVSLGSAGSARLRQTEVYQVSTVAWRDMDASALGFEKGRTPLLDLPARIALDHAVPGIERASLSTGANIVSGAGYDGIAEDMVDMETFSHLRVAQHFGIPLIGLRGISDGVAELGHISDWTQYLDVIDQRLAASLDLLETALSDGLLSI, encoded by the coding sequence ATGCCCCATGCCACACCCGACCTGATCGCCCGCCTCCCCGTGCTGTTCGTCATGGCGGCCGAGGCCGAATACGGCCCGCATCTGCGCGCAAGGATCAATCCGCTGATCACCGGCATCGGCCCCATCGAGGCCGCGGTGCAACTGACCGCCGCGCTGGCCGGCATGGCCGACAGGCCGCGACTGATCGTCTCACTGGGGTCGGCGGGATCGGCGCGGCTGCGGCAGACGGAAGTCTATCAGGTCAGCACCGTCGCCTGGCGCGACATGGACGCCTCGGCCCTTGGCTTCGAGAAGGGGCGCACCCCGCTGCTGGACCTGCCCGCCCGGATCGCGCTGGACCACGCCGTGCCGGGCATCGAACGGGCCAGCCTGTCCACCGGCGCCAATATCGTCAGCGGGGCAGGCTATGATGGCATTGCCGAGGACATGGTGGATATGGAAACATTTTCCCATCTGCGCGTGGCCCAGCATTTCGGCATCCCGCTGATCGGTCTGAGGGGGATCTCGGACGGGGTGGCAGAACTGGGGCATATCTCGGACTGGACACAGTATCTGGATGTGATCGACCAGCGGCTGGCAGCCTCGCTGGATCTGCTGGAGACGGCGCTGTCCGACGGGCTGCTGTCCATCTGA
- a CDS encoding carboxynorspermidine decarboxylase, which produces MTDLQTPYYLIDKAALRRNMEKVAWLRERSGARALLALKCFATWPVFDFMRDFMDGTTSSSLFELRLGHEEFGKETHAYSVAWADHEIDEAISYADKIIFNSLGQLDRFGDKAAGITRGLRLNPRFSTSGFDLADPARPFSRLGEWDVTRLDAALDRISGVMIHYNCENGDFDLFDHQLTRIETEFGDILKRLDWVSLGGGIHFTGEGYPLDRLADRLRAFQDRFGVQAYLEPGEASITGSTTLEVTVLDIINNGKDVAIVDSSIEAHMLDLLIYRETAKLPQDGRHEYQIAGKTCLAGDIFGDGRFPHPLAIGDRISIADAAGYTMVKKNWFNGVAMPGIAIRDEDGTIRTARSFSYDDYKGSLG; this is translated from the coding sequence ATGACCGATCTGCAGACGCCCTATTACCTGATCGACAAGGCGGCCCTGCGCCGGAACATGGAAAAGGTCGCATGGCTGCGCGAACGCAGCGGCGCCCGGGCCTTGCTGGCGCTGAAATGCTTTGCGACATGGCCGGTCTTCGATTTCATGCGCGATTTCATGGACGGCACCACCTCTTCCTCGCTGTTCGAGCTGCGGCTGGGGCATGAGGAATTCGGCAAGGAAACCCACGCCTATTCCGTCGCATGGGCCGATCACGAGATCGACGAGGCGATTTCCTATGCCGACAAGATCATCTTCAACAGTCTTGGTCAGCTGGACCGTTTCGGCGACAAGGCGGCGGGCATCACCCGTGGTTTGCGCCTGAACCCGCGCTTTTCGACCAGCGGCTTCGATCTGGCCGACCCGGCGCGGCCCTTCAGTCGCCTTGGCGAATGGGACGTGACCCGGCTGGATGCCGCGCTGGACCGCATCAGCGGCGTGATGATCCATTACAACTGCGAAAACGGCGATTTCGACCTGTTCGACCATCAACTGACCCGGATCGAGACCGAATTCGGCGATATCCTGAAACGGCTGGACTGGGTCAGCCTTGGCGGCGGCATCCATTTCACCGGCGAAGGCTATCCGCTGGACCGGCTGGCCGACCGGCTGCGCGCGTTTCAGGACCGTTTCGGCGTGCAGGCCTATCTGGAGCCTGGCGAGGCCAGCATCACCGGCTCGACCACGCTGGAGGTCACCGTGCTGGACATCATCAACAACGGCAAGGACGTGGCCATCGTGGACAGCAGCATCGAGGCGCATATGCTGGATCTGCTGATCTATCGCGAGACGGCCAAGCTGCCGCAGGACGGCCGCCACGAATACCAGATCGCGGGCAAGACCTGCCTTGCGGGCGACATCTTCGGCGACGGGCGCTTTCCGCACCCGCTGGCCATCGGCGACCGGATCAGCATCGCGGATGCGGCGGGCTATACCATGGTCAAGAAGAACTGGTTCAACGGCGTCGCCATGCCTGGAATCGCGATCCGCGACGAGGATGGAACGATTCGCACGGCGCGCAGCTTTTCCTATGACGATTACAAAGGCAGCCTTGGTTAA
- a CDS encoding bifunctional folylpolyglutamate synthase/dihydrofolate synthase, giving the protein MSHSDAILDRLMALHPKIIDLSLDRMHRLLAALGHPERNLPPVIHIAGTNGKGSTQAMIRAGLEAGGARVHAYTSPHLARFHERIRLAGDLIAEPDLAALLQECETANKGQPITFFEITTAAALLAFSRSPADYTLLEVGLGGRLDATNVIDRPRLTVITPVSIDHTQYLGETLPEIAAEKAGIIKPRVPCIVGPQPDAALQVIETRASGLTAPLLVHGQHWMAAPDRDGMIYQDDHGLWDLPLPKLIGAHQIQNAGTALAALRQLGATDAQAVAAVTRAEWPARMQRLGHGPLIRAAGPQAELWLDGGHNPAGAEAVAQTLATLPPRQTHLVCGMLNTKDITGYMRPLAPQVASLIAIDIPEEPNTLPATDTATAARTAGIPASTAANAAEAITRIATADPHARILICGSLYLAGRVLRDNG; this is encoded by the coding sequence ATGAGCCATTCCGACGCCATCCTCGACCGCCTTATGGCGCTGCATCCGAAGATCATCGACCTGTCACTGGACCGGATGCACCGCCTGCTGGCCGCACTTGGCCATCCCGAACGCAACCTGCCGCCAGTGATCCATATCGCGGGCACCAACGGCAAGGGCAGCACACAGGCGATGATCCGCGCGGGACTGGAGGCCGGGGGCGCCCGCGTCCATGCCTATACCTCGCCGCATCTGGCGCGGTTCCACGAACGCATCCGGCTGGCGGGCGACCTGATCGCCGAACCTGATCTGGCCGCGTTGCTTCAGGAATGCGAAACCGCCAATAAAGGCCAGCCGATCACCTTCTTCGAGATCACCACGGCGGCCGCCCTGCTGGCCTTCTCGCGCAGCCCGGCGGATTATACCCTGCTGGAAGTCGGCCTCGGCGGCAGGCTGGATGCGACCAATGTCATCGACCGGCCGCGGCTGACGGTCATCACCCCGGTCAGCATCGACCACACCCAGTATCTGGGCGAAACCCTGCCCGAAATTGCGGCGGAAAAGGCCGGCATCATCAAGCCCCGCGTCCCCTGCATCGTCGGCCCGCAGCCCGATGCGGCCCTGCAGGTGATCGAGACCCGCGCCTCGGGCCTGACTGCGCCGCTCCTCGTTCACGGCCAGCACTGGATGGCCGCACCCGACCGCGACGGGATGATCTATCAGGACGATCACGGGCTCTGGGACCTGCCGCTGCCAAAGCTGATCGGCGCCCACCAGATCCAGAACGCCGGAACGGCACTGGCCGCCCTGCGCCAGCTTGGCGCCACCGATGCGCAGGCCGTCGCCGCCGTCACCCGCGCCGAATGGCCCGCCCGGATGCAGCGCCTCGGCCACGGCCCGCTGATCCGCGCGGCAGGCCCGCAAGCCGAACTCTGGCTGGATGGCGGCCACAATCCCGCCGGGGCCGAGGCCGTGGCGCAAACCCTCGCCACCCTGCCGCCGCGCCAGACCCACCTCGTCTGCGGCATGCTGAACACCAAGGACATCACCGGCTATATGCGCCCGCTGGCCCCGCAGGTCGCCAGCCTGATCGCCATCGACATCCCCGAAGAGCCGAACACCCTGCCCGCCACCGATACCGCCACCGCCGCCCGGACCGCAGGCATCCCCGCCAGCACCGCCGCCAATGCCGCCGAGGCCATCACCCGCATCGCCACCGCCGACCCCCATGCCCGCATCCTGATTTGCGGCTCTCTCTATCTGGCAGGCCGGGTGCTGCGCGACAACGGCTGA